In a single window of the Mustelus asterias chromosome 3, sMusAst1.hap1.1, whole genome shotgun sequence genome:
- the LOC144491899 gene encoding actin nucleation-promoting factor WASL-like, which yields MTFVTFLGAKPFWPVHATDATISLANWSDSTDPSPSTEILNSVTPNLDISNGHYWVIGSTPGSALEKRKGRSNRSKLSKSEIGTPTNFRHIGHVAWDPETGFDMKPMDPELLQQTGTNGSLKGAGSIQLLHNVTEQKEGIESLRKEVRLKAAAGSEGTASTSNAHELPPYRAGTGPAATSARAKGGQQASPSLWEPTPLKPGTPLAPSPHFGDPSSLSFAFCAPIAPPSPPPAFDGIAPPPPNNLLLEDIRQGARLNPVEMGKSLGATGCRYRLLDEIRQGCVLKSISDSPISRPVPLAEPNDIVGALLKVMQKRSRVIHSSTDFEDDDEWDD from the exons tGGCCAATTGGAGTGATTCTACTGACCCTTCGCCATCCACTGAAATCCTGAACTCTGTGACTCCAAACCTTGACATCAGCAATGGCCATTACTGGGTCATTGGCTCCACCCCAGGGTCAGCCTTGGAGAAAAGGAAAGGAAGATCCAACCGGAGCAAACTCTCCAAATCTGAAATTGGGACTCCCACCAACTTCCG ACACATTGGCCATGTAGCCTGGGACCCTGAAACTGGATTTGAT ATGAAGCCAATGGACCCAGAGCTGCTCCAACAGACAGGGACTAACGGGAGCCTGAAGGGTGCAGGAAGCATCCAGCTGCTTCACAACGTTACTGAGCAGAAAGAAGGGATTGAATCCCTGAGGAAAGAAGTGAGACTTAAAG ctGCTGCAGGTTCTGAGGGAACAGCTTCTACATCCAATGCCCACGAGCTGCCCCCTTACAGGGCAGGAACAGGgcctgctgccacctctgctcgaGCAAAGGGAGGTCAACAAGCCTCTCCCAGCCTCTGGGAACCTACCCCCCTTAAACCAGGCACTCCCCTTGCACCCAGTCCACATTTTGGagacccctcttctctctcttttgCATTCTGTGCCCCAAttgccccaccctccccgcccccagccTTTGACGGGATTGCTCCGCCCCCTCCAAACAATTTGCTACTTGAAGACATCAGACAAGGTGCTCGGTTGAATCCAGTGGAGATGGGGAAATCTCTGGGAGCAACTGGTTGTCGATACCGGCTGCTGGATGAGATTCGACAAGGATGTGTTTTAAAGTCG ATATCTGACAGCCCAATCTCCAGACCCGTTCCATTGGCTGAGCCCAATGACATTGTGGGAGCCCTTCTGAAAGTGATGCAGAAGAGGAGTCGTGTCATTCACTCTTCAA CTGATTTTGAAGATGATGATGAATGGGACGATTGA